One window of the Verrucomicrobiota bacterium genome contains the following:
- a CDS encoding response regulator transcription factor, with protein sequence MKSKILIVDDEVDAVELIAFNLQNAGFDVISASDGAEAIRKARTFGPHLVILDVMLPEIDGLEVCKLLRRDPATSNIPVLMLTAKATELDRILGLELGADDYVTKPFSPRELVLRVKRLLRLRDEPQGKLERLEFRELSVDLPRHLVSVQGKRVDLTATEFKLLTLLMERRGRVQSREQLLRDVWNYDSLIDTRTVDTHMRRLREKLGRATKYLDTVRGVGYRFTEDG encoded by the coding sequence CTGAAATCTAAAATTCTCATTGTGGATGATGAGGTGGACGCGGTGGAGCTCATCGCTTTCAACCTTCAAAACGCCGGATTTGACGTCATCTCTGCCTCCGATGGGGCCGAAGCCATTCGCAAGGCCCGGACGTTTGGCCCTCATCTGGTCATCCTGGATGTGATGCTGCCGGAAATCGACGGCCTTGAGGTTTGCAAGCTGCTGCGGCGTGACCCGGCGACCTCCAATATTCCCGTCTTGATGTTGACGGCGAAGGCCACGGAGCTGGACCGCATTCTCGGCCTTGAGCTTGGAGCCGACGATTATGTCACCAAGCCCTTTAGCCCCCGCGAACTGGTGTTGCGGGTCAAGCGGCTTTTGCGATTGCGTGACGAACCGCAGGGCAAGCTCGAACGTCTTGAGTTTCGCGAACTCTCCGTGGATCTCCCGCGGCACTTGGTTTCGGTGCAGGGCAAGCGCGTCGACCTCACGGCCACCGAATTCAAACTGTTGACCCTGTTGATGGAGCGGCGAGGGAGAGTGCAGTCCCGGGAACAGTTGTTGCGGGATGTTTGGAATTACGACAGCTTGATCGACACCCGCACGGTGGATACGCACATGCGCCGGCTGCGCGAAAAACTCGGGCGTGCGACCAAATACCTCGATACGGTGCGGGGGGTCGGCTATCGGTTTACGGAAGACGGATGA
- a CDS encoding response regulator, producing the protein MTKNPDGLAPSLRMVSERTRVLIVEDELDALELIQFNLHSSGFQTLVARDGWTAVRAAESERPDLILLDVLLPELDGIAVCEILRSKASTSAIPILMLTACATDDCRVLALESGADDFMTKPYSRRELLNRIGQLLPPASLVSQT; encoded by the coding sequence ATGACTAAAAATCCTGATGGTTTGGCTCCATCGCTTCGTATGGTTTCCGAACGGACACGCGTCCTCATCGTCGAGGACGAACTGGACGCGCTGGAGCTGATTCAATTCAATCTGCATTCGTCCGGCTTCCAAACCTTGGTGGCCCGGGACGGCTGGACGGCGGTACGGGCGGCGGAATCCGAGCGCCCGGACTTGATTCTGTTGGACGTGTTATTGCCGGAATTGGACGGCATCGCGGTCTGCGAGATCCTGCGGAGCAAGGCGTCGACCTCGGCCATCCCCATCCTGATGCTCACGGCCTGCGCGACCGACGATTGCCGGGTGCTGGCGTTGGAATCGGGCGCTGACGATTTCATGACGAAACCTTACAGCCGCCGCGAGCTCTTGAACCGCATAGGCCAATTATTGCCGCCTGCCAGCCTCGTTTCCCAAACGTAA
- the rpsB gene encoding 30S ribosomal protein S2, with translation MAHKSGQGSEPLNQWNTVRMNVGVKELLEAGVHFGHQTKRWNPKMKKFIFDARNGIHIIDLSKTAAQLRDACNFMANVAGKGGQILFVGTKKQAQEAVKEAAKTCKQLHVTERWLGGTLTNLKTIKRSLGRLNQIEKMETDGSINQYVKQEQSAIRREAARLHKNLDGIRAMDNHPQAMFIVDLKREHNAVEEGRRLGIPIIAIVDTNCDPDQVDFPIAGNDDAIRSVRLILQVVTQAIGQARAEYEAKYARRKEEEVAAQSAPAPAPEAAPAAPQPVAEPVTTPAAP, from the coding sequence ATGGCTCACAAGTCCGGTCAAGGATCTGAGCCCTTAAATCAATGGAACACTGTCCGCATGAATGTAGGTGTCAAAGAACTGTTGGAAGCAGGCGTTCACTTCGGTCATCAAACCAAGCGGTGGAATCCGAAGATGAAGAAATTCATTTTCGATGCCCGCAACGGGATCCACATCATCGACTTGAGCAAGACGGCCGCGCAATTGCGCGACGCTTGCAACTTCATGGCCAACGTAGCCGGCAAAGGAGGCCAGATTCTCTTCGTCGGGACCAAGAAACAGGCTCAAGAAGCCGTGAAAGAAGCGGCCAAGACCTGCAAGCAGCTCCATGTCACCGAAAGGTGGCTGGGCGGCACGCTGACCAATCTCAAGACCATTAAACGCTCGCTGGGCCGGTTGAACCAGATCGAGAAAATGGAAACCGATGGATCGATCAACCAATACGTAAAGCAGGAGCAGTCGGCGATCCGCCGCGAAGCCGCCCGCCTGCACAAGAATCTGGATGGCATTCGGGCCATGGACAACCATCCCCAGGCCATGTTCATTGTGGATCTCAAGCGCGAGCACAACGCGGTGGAGGAAGGGAGGAGGCTGGGCATTCCCATCATCGCCATCGTCGATACCAATTGCGATCCGGATCAGGTGGATTTTCCCATCGCGGGCAACGACGACGCGATTCGCTCGGTGAGGCTTATTCTCCAGGTGGTCACGCAGGCGATTGGACAAGCCCGCGCTGAATACGAGGCCAAGTATGCCCGGCGGAAAGAAGAGGAAGTGGCTGCTCAATCGGCACCCGCTCCCGCGCCGGAAGCGGCTCCCGCCGCTCCCCAGCCCGTGGCCGAACCCGTCACGACGCCGGCGGCCCCTTGA
- the tsf gene encoding translation elongation factor Ts produces the protein MPEITAALVGKLREMTNAGLMDCKKALQETQGDLDAAVDVLRKRGVATAAKKAGREAKDGVIAQFIAPGSKLGLLVEVNCETDFVAKNESFRAFCDEVARTLATQPTADVEAMRTAQVAKIGENIQFKRHARLEVAGHGMVAAYIHTGAKIGVLVEVGAGKEATVGQDDFKQLVKDITLQIAAANPIAVSRDQVDPALIAKEKEIAAELVKNKPPQAIAKIVEGKIEKFFQSCCLVDQGYVKQNSEITVKEHVASVSKKLDDELVIRRFLRFQVGEAAA, from the coding sequence ATGCCTGAAATCACTGCTGCCCTGGTGGGCAAATTGAGAGAAATGACCAACGCGGGCCTGATGGATTGCAAGAAGGCCCTTCAAGAAACGCAAGGCGACTTGGACGCTGCCGTCGATGTGCTGCGCAAGCGCGGCGTCGCCACCGCCGCCAAAAAGGCCGGGCGCGAGGCGAAGGATGGCGTCATCGCCCAGTTCATCGCTCCTGGCTCAAAATTGGGCCTGCTGGTGGAAGTCAATTGCGAGACGGACTTTGTGGCCAAGAACGAATCTTTTCGCGCTTTTTGCGACGAAGTGGCTCGCACCTTGGCGACTCAGCCGACGGCCGACGTTGAAGCCATGCGCACCGCGCAAGTGGCCAAGATCGGGGAGAACATTCAATTCAAGCGCCACGCCCGGCTGGAGGTCGCGGGTCATGGCATGGTCGCGGCTTACATTCACACCGGCGCCAAGATTGGTGTGCTGGTTGAGGTCGGGGCCGGCAAGGAGGCCACGGTGGGCCAGGATGACTTTAAGCAGTTGGTGAAGGACATCACGCTGCAAATCGCGGCGGCCAATCCGATCGCAGTCTCGCGCGATCAGGTGGACCCGGCACTGATCGCGAAGGAAAAGGAAATCGCCGCCGAGCTGGTGAAAAACAAGCCGCCCCAGGCCATCGCCAAGATCGTGGAGGGCAAGATCGAAAAGTTCTTCCAGAGCTGCTGCCTCGTGGATCAGGGCTACGTGAAGCAAAACTCCGAGATCACGGTGAAGGAGCACGTCGCCAGCGTCTCGAAGAAACTCGACGACGAGCTTGTCATCCGCCGTTTCCTTCGCTTCCAAGTCGGCGAAGCGGCCGCCTGA
- a CDS encoding sugar phosphate isomerase/epimerase, producing the protein MNGPADSSRRTVQPAHMGVTRRHFLGAVGAFTMGSSLRAASPPEALVGTQLYGWGQYWEREGKDIGTELDRVLGLIRDCGYDYAESSLAVDRPEENAVFAAKLKSRGLRAVSLYTGGRFHEADHWEARVRQTVQAAKSAREAGFRILVCNPDPVGREKTAEELKVQVRALALLGKELKSLGIQLGIHHHTPEMASRAREFHSNFQQTQSGEVDFCYDVHWVYRGGVAPDEALRLYGDRVVSWHLRQSRAKIWWEDLDEGDIDYAAIGRTVRERQLVRNFTVELALEKGTQVTRTVVENHRRSRDFVRRILGA; encoded by the coding sequence ATGAACGGTCCCGCGGACTCAAGTCGCCGGACGGTTCAGCCAGCACACATGGGTGTGACACGCCGCCATTTCCTTGGCGCGGTCGGGGCCTTCACCATGGGTTCGTCGCTCCGCGCCGCGTCTCCCCCTGAAGCCTTGGTTGGCACTCAGCTTTATGGCTGGGGGCAGTATTGGGAACGGGAAGGCAAGGACATTGGAACGGAATTGGACCGAGTTTTGGGCCTGATTCGAGATTGCGGTTACGATTACGCCGAATCTTCGTTGGCGGTGGACCGCCCGGAAGAAAACGCGGTCTTCGCGGCCAAACTCAAATCGCGCGGTCTGCGGGCGGTCAGTCTTTACACCGGAGGGCGATTCCACGAAGCAGACCATTGGGAAGCTCGGGTCAGGCAAACCGTGCAAGCCGCGAAATCAGCCCGCGAGGCGGGCTTCCGCATCCTGGTTTGCAATCCTGACCCTGTCGGGCGTGAAAAAACAGCCGAGGAGCTGAAGGTGCAAGTTCGCGCCCTTGCCCTGCTGGGGAAAGAACTGAAGTCCTTGGGAATCCAGCTCGGAATTCATCATCACACGCCGGAAATGGCGAGCCGGGCTCGCGAATTCCATTCCAATTTTCAGCAGACCCAGTCCGGCGAGGTGGATTTTTGCTATGATGTGCATTGGGTTTATCGTGGAGGCGTTGCTCCCGACGAAGCCCTGCGCCTATATGGAGATCGCGTCGTGAGCTGGCATCTCCGCCAAAGCCGCGCGAAAATCTGGTGGGAAGATCTGGACGAAGGAGACATCGACTACGCGGCCATCGGCAGGACCGTCCGGGAGCGTCAACTGGTCCGCAATTTCACCGTCGAATTGGCCCTGGAAAAGGGAACCCAAGTGACTCGCACCGTCGTGGAAAATCACCGTCGCAGCCGGGATTTCGTGCGAAGGATCCTCGGAGCTTAA
- a CDS encoding phosphoribosylformylglycinamidine cyclo-ligase encodes MKPKAYKAAGVDIDLGNRVKSTLPELLASTHRPGVLGKVGGFGGLFALDTRKFREPVLVSSVDGVGTKLKIAFATGRHDTIGEDLVNHCVNDIAVLGAEALFFLDYLGTGKLNPRVFTEIIRGFARGCAANRCALIGGETAQMPGFYQKGEYDLSGTIVGVVERKRMLTGREIRPGDCLLGMASNGLHTNGYSLARKILFEKLGGRPSTRMPGMKETLGQALLKVHVSYGLLVQSLLRKFNKDVSDRTIRGFAHITGGGFVDNIPRILPKDCDAEVKAGSWEEPPIFGILRDRGGLDESELYQVFNMGIGMVAIVDPAKAEQILNKIISSGNKCWKIGEVVRGSGLTRVI; translated from the coding sequence ATGAAGCCTAAAGCCTACAAGGCCGCAGGAGTCGATATCGACCTCGGCAATAGAGTTAAATCCACTCTCCCCGAACTGCTCGCTTCAACCCATCGCCCGGGTGTGCTGGGGAAGGTGGGCGGTTTTGGAGGATTATTCGCCCTGGACACACGCAAGTTCCGGGAACCGGTGCTGGTTTCCAGCGTTGATGGTGTCGGCACCAAGCTCAAAATCGCTTTCGCGACGGGCCGGCATGACACCATTGGGGAAGATTTGGTCAATCATTGCGTCAATGACATTGCGGTGCTTGGGGCGGAAGCCCTCTTTTTCTTGGACTACCTGGGAACGGGCAAGCTCAACCCCCGGGTGTTCACGGAGATCATCCGAGGTTTTGCTCGAGGCTGCGCCGCCAATCGCTGCGCGCTCATTGGTGGGGAAACTGCACAAATGCCGGGGTTTTACCAAAAAGGTGAGTACGACCTGAGCGGGACGATTGTGGGGGTGGTGGAGCGCAAACGAATGCTGACTGGCCGCGAAATACGGCCTGGAGACTGTCTCCTTGGGATGGCCTCAAACGGATTGCATACCAACGGGTATTCCCTGGCCCGAAAAATTCTGTTCGAGAAACTGGGCGGTCGGCCTTCCACAAGGATGCCCGGAATGAAGGAAACGCTGGGCCAGGCCCTTCTGAAGGTCCATGTCAGCTACGGACTCCTCGTGCAAAGCTTGTTGCGCAAGTTCAACAAAGATGTCTCCGACCGCACCATTCGAGGGTTTGCACACATCACCGGGGGCGGATTTGTGGACAACATTCCGCGAATCCTGCCCAAAGACTGCGACGCGGAAGTGAAAGCTGGGAGTTGGGAGGAACCACCCATCTTCGGGATCTTGCGCGATCGAGGTGGCCTGGATGAATCCGAGCTCTATCAAGTCTTCAACATGGGGATCGGAATGGTGGCGATCGTGGACCCGGCAAAAGCAGAACAAATACTTAACAAGATCATTAGCTCAGGTAATAAATGTTGGAAGATTGGAGAAGTGGTTCGTGGAAGTGGTTTAACGAGAGTTATTTAG